A part of Bacteroidia bacterium genomic DNA contains:
- a CDS encoding alcohol dehydrogenase catalytic domain-containing protein yields MDNLTKMHQAKAIIAHPDRSFSLEDITVAAPQGDEVVVEMRAAGICHTDYDSLRWGKHLVIGHEGAGVVLETGPLVTSVRPGDPVILNWAVPCGRCFQCQEGNQHICENQSPVVAGNNGFNAGHPPLERTTWNGQPVERSFNLGTLSTITLVREAAVVKMAVEIPFSSAAIVSCGVMTGFGSAVNTARVKAGSSVVVLGAGGVGLNVIQGARISGAGKIIVVDVNPGKLEMSKKFGATHTLLADRADKGLLAAAKTVKTMTDGRGADYCFECTAVPDLGAAPLAMVRNGGMAVQVSGIEQEIVFNMELFEWDKIYINPLYGKCRPQIDFPILMNLYHKGDLLLDEMVTKTYSLDQMQQAFDDLLAGKNAKGVVVMKQDF; encoded by the coding sequence ATGGATAACCTAACCAAAATGCATCAGGCCAAAGCCATCATCGCTCATCCCGACAGATCATTTTCCCTCGAAGATATAACCGTCGCCGCTCCGCAGGGCGATGAGGTCGTGGTCGAAATGCGGGCCGCCGGAATCTGCCATACCGATTACGATTCCCTCCGCTGGGGAAAACACCTCGTCATCGGCCATGAAGGTGCAGGTGTGGTTCTTGAAACGGGCCCACTGGTAACCTCCGTCAGACCCGGCGATCCGGTGATTCTCAACTGGGCAGTGCCCTGCGGGCGATGTTTTCAGTGCCAGGAGGGCAATCAGCATATCTGCGAAAACCAGTCGCCCGTAGTGGCGGGAAACAACGGATTTAATGCCGGGCATCCTCCATTGGAAAGAACGACCTGGAATGGCCAGCCCGTAGAACGATCGTTTAACCTCGGTACATTGTCAACTATTACGCTTGTGCGCGAAGCTGCCGTGGTGAAAATGGCTGTAGAGATTCCCTTTTCCTCTGCTGCTATTGTGAGTTGTGGCGTGATGACGGGGTTTGGCTCTGCGGTGAATACGGCAAGAGTGAAAGCCGGGAGCTCGGTGGTCGTGCTGGGCGCCGGAGGCGTGGGGCTGAATGTGATTCAGGGAGCGCGGATATCAGGCGCGGGAAAAATTATCGTCGTGGATGTCAACCCAGGGAAGCTGGAAATGTCGAAAAAATTTGGTGCGACGCATACACTTCTCGCAGACCGGGCCGACAAGGGACTGTTGGCTGCTGCCAAAACTGTCAAAACCATGACAGACGGAAGAGGTGCCGATTATTGTTTTGAGTGTACGGCTGTTCCCGATCTGGGCGCAGCACCTTTGGCAATGGTGCGCAATGGTGGCATGGCTGTGCAGGTAAGCGGAATTGAGCAGGAAATTGTCTTTAATATGGAGCTGTTTGAGTGGGACAAAATTTACATCAATCCCCTCTACGGCAAGTGCCGGCCACAGATAGATTTTCCCATTCTGATGAACCTCTACCATAAAGGCGACCTGCTGCTCGACGAAATGGTGACAAAAACCTATTCCCTTGACCAGATGCAGCAGGCTTTTGACGATCTTCTTGCAGGGAAAAATGCCAAGGGGGTTGTGGTGATGAAACAGGACTTCTGA
- a CDS encoding pyrroloquinoline quinone-dependent dehydrogenase, which translates to MRLSPPISLLVLLILACACSPQNNEPVKTWQVHRGNEASNAWSDLSQIDKSNVGKLAVAWTYHTGDLPAEGRPTIQCNPIMVNDLLYITSPAMKVVALNPGTGEEKWSFDPTGGKGSNSVNRGVTFWQEGTDKRILVTYSHHLFALNADTGVPISTFGNEGVVDLRPGLDRDTTNLWVNATSPGIIFQNLLILGSYVAESYDGAPGHIRAYDVRSGKMEWIFRTIPLPGEPGNETWENNSWQTAGGANAWSGFSLDKQRGMVFLATGSPSFDFHGGERKGQNLYGNSVLALDATTGKKIWHYQVIHHDLWDYDLPCPPNLVTIKHNGKPVEAVAQLTKNGFVFLLDRETGEPLFAVEERPVPQSDLEGEESWPTQPFPSAPPAFVRQSITENELTDRTPEAHAYALEKFRSLRNEGMFTPPSAQGSLIVPGMRGGAEWNGGAFDPQKGWLYVNANEIANILQLTPKTPPQPIDPQTAQKGKELYLQQCAVCHGPDLKGMASNPSLATVGNRLSSASIAAQILTGRGVMPAFEQLSEAERAAIADYLVSTTETARKSTVPRFSINGYVQFRDQDGYPATLPPWGTLSAIDLNEGKIVWQVPSGEFAELTARGMPKTGTQNFGGLIASAGGLIFLGATKDEKFRAYDQSNGQILWETTLPAGGYATPATYEYEGRQYVVIAAGGGGKQLTKSGDSYVAFALP; encoded by the coding sequence ATGCGCCTTTCCCCTCCAATCTCTCTGCTGGTACTGCTGATTTTAGCTTGTGCCTGTTCGCCTCAAAACAATGAGCCCGTCAAAACATGGCAGGTTCACCGCGGCAATGAAGCCAGTAATGCCTGGTCTGACCTTTCTCAAATAGATAAGTCGAATGTGGGCAAACTGGCTGTAGCCTGGACCTATCATACCGGAGATCTTCCTGCCGAAGGTCGCCCTACGATCCAGTGCAATCCCATCATGGTCAATGACCTGCTGTACATCACGTCTCCAGCCATGAAAGTAGTTGCATTAAATCCTGGTACCGGGGAAGAAAAATGGTCATTTGACCCGACAGGCGGAAAAGGGAGCAACAGCGTCAACCGGGGCGTTACCTTCTGGCAAGAAGGTACAGACAAAAGAATTTTGGTTACTTACAGCCACCATCTTTTCGCGCTGAATGCTGATACCGGCGTACCAATCTCCACCTTTGGCAATGAAGGGGTCGTAGATTTGCGACCGGGACTGGACCGGGACACCACCAACCTCTGGGTGAATGCAACCTCTCCGGGTATCATTTTCCAAAACCTGCTCATTCTCGGTTCTTATGTGGCCGAATCCTACGACGGCGCACCCGGCCATATCCGCGCTTATGATGTGAGGTCGGGGAAAATGGAATGGATATTCCGAACCATTCCCCTGCCCGGAGAACCTGGAAACGAAACCTGGGAAAACAATAGCTGGCAAACTGCCGGCGGAGCCAATGCCTGGAGTGGATTCAGTCTGGACAAACAGCGGGGAATGGTTTTTCTGGCGACAGGATCTCCCTCTTTCGATTTTCACGGGGGGGAACGAAAAGGGCAAAATCTGTATGGAAATTCTGTTCTGGCACTGGATGCAACAACTGGCAAAAAAATCTGGCATTACCAGGTCATTCACCATGACTTGTGGGACTACGATCTGCCCTGTCCGCCCAACCTGGTTACCATAAAACACAATGGCAAACCGGTGGAAGCCGTGGCTCAGCTTACCAAAAACGGATTTGTATTTTTGCTGGACAGGGAAACCGGAGAACCACTATTTGCAGTTGAAGAGCGCCCGGTACCCCAGTCTGACCTTGAGGGCGAAGAATCATGGCCCACACAACCCTTTCCTTCGGCCCCTCCGGCATTTGTGCGGCAGTCGATTACAGAAAATGAACTGACCGACCGCACACCCGAAGCGCATGCTTATGCGCTGGAAAAATTTCGCAGCCTGCGAAATGAAGGCATGTTCACCCCACCCAGCGCGCAGGGATCGTTGATTGTACCGGGAATGCGCGGCGGCGCGGAGTGGAATGGCGGCGCCTTTGACCCGCAAAAAGGCTGGTTGTATGTCAATGCCAACGAAATCGCCAATATCCTCCAACTCACGCCCAAAACACCGCCACAGCCCATTGATCCCCAAACTGCCCAAAAGGGGAAAGAATTATACCTTCAGCAGTGTGCGGTCTGCCACGGCCCCGATCTGAAAGGTATGGCTTCGAATCCTTCGCTCGCGACAGTGGGAAACCGCCTTTCTTCCGCGTCAATTGCGGCACAAATCCTCACAGGCAGAGGCGTAATGCCTGCGTTTGAGCAATTGTCTGAGGCGGAAAGAGCAGCGATTGCAGATTACCTGGTGAGCACCACAGAAACCGCCCGAAAGTCAACTGTGCCGCGATTTTCTATCAACGGATATGTTCAGTTTCGCGATCAGGACGGCTATCCGGCCACGCTTCCACCGTGGGGGACACTTTCAGCCATTGATCTGAATGAAGGCAAAATCGTGTGGCAGGTTCCTTCGGGAGAATTTGCCGAGCTGACCGCCAGAGGAATGCCCAAAACCGGAACACAAAACTTTGGCGGCCTGATCGCTAGCGCAGGTGGATTGATATTTTTGGGCGCAACCAAAGATGAAAAATTCCGCGCTTACGATCAGTCAAATGGCCAGATTCTGTGGGAAACCACCCTCCCTGCCGGCGGCTACGCGACACCCGCGACGTACGAGTACGAAGGCAGACAGTATGTCGTCATCGCCGCCGGAGGCGGAGGAAAACAACTCACCAAAAGCGGAGATAGTTATGTGGCGTTTGCGCTACCATGA
- a CDS encoding alpha/beta hydrolase-fold protein, whose protein sequence is MQKPLFRTLSFSDPAYEFGGLRFVTVKSATLGHRADVCVFVPQGHTGEDLPVVLLLHGVYGSHWGWAMKGGVHLTAQRMIDEGEIPPMVLAMPSDGLWGDGSAYLPKGKANYEKWIAEDVPALLISEFPAVSEQSPFFIAGLSMGGFGALRIGVKYHQRFRAAAGHSSVTTAALLQQFVEENPELHQTENPDDQSVLATILANRQNLIPLRFDCGVDDTLLPHNRELHESLEKEGIPHEYQEYPGEHTWDYWAEHVKKTLRFFGGLC, encoded by the coding sequence ATGCAAAAACCCTTATTCCGTACCTTATCCTTTTCCGATCCCGCGTATGAGTTTGGCGGATTGCGGTTTGTTACGGTCAAAAGCGCAACGTTGGGTCATCGGGCGGATGTGTGTGTATTTGTACCGCAAGGCCATACAGGTGAAGACTTGCCTGTAGTGCTCTTGTTACATGGCGTGTATGGCAGTCATTGGGGATGGGCGATGAAAGGCGGTGTGCACCTGACTGCGCAGCGGATGATCGATGAGGGAGAGATTCCCCCGATGGTTTTGGCCATGCCTTCAGACGGGCTTTGGGGCGATGGCAGCGCCTATTTGCCCAAAGGAAAAGCCAATTATGAAAAATGGATTGCGGAGGATGTACCCGCACTTTTGATCAGTGAGTTTCCCGCAGTGTCGGAGCAGTCTCCGTTTTTTATTGCAGGGCTTTCTATGGGCGGATTTGGCGCGTTGCGGATCGGGGTGAAATATCACCAACGGTTTCGCGCAGCGGCGGGCCATTCGTCCGTCACTACAGCCGCCCTTTTGCAGCAGTTTGTGGAGGAAAACCCGGAGTTACATCAGACCGAAAACCCCGATGATCAGAGTGTGCTGGCAACCATACTCGCCAACCGGCAAAACCTGATTCCCCTGCGGTTTGACTGCGGCGTAGATGACACCTTGCTGCCACACAACCGGGAACTGCACGAGTCCCTGGAAAAAGAAGGCATACCGCACGAATATCAGGAGTACCCCGGCGAACATACCTGGGATTACTGGGCGGAGCATGTGAAGAAGACCTTGCGGTTTTTTGGGGGATTGTGCTGA
- a CDS encoding phytanoyl-CoA dioxygenase family protein, which translates to MVKDLSLEHRLVSDLFQWPQSPEEWDQYRLNEDQIAFFRENGYVSNIKLLDEKQVAALLKELDEIADPAHPGHSLYYEFHSNESSDPNAVLFHALGAWRLAPAFHDVLWNPAFVMASSQLLGNVPVRFWHDQLFCKPAHHGGVVAWHQDYSYWTRTKPMSHLTCWVGLDDARLDNGCLHYVPGSHRWGLLDKPDLAGNMDGLMEYLTEEQKSQFSTVAIEMEKGHGTFHHPLLVHGSYENRSPRSRKAFVLNVFADGVRSDTNDAVLDGVPAIAKGQKMEGQFFPLLYHG; encoded by the coding sequence ATGGTAAAAGACCTTTCCCTCGAACACAGACTCGTTTCTGATCTTTTTCAATGGCCACAATCTCCCGAAGAATGGGACCAATACAGGCTGAATGAAGACCAGATCGCCTTTTTTCGCGAAAATGGCTACGTCTCCAATATAAAGCTGCTTGACGAAAAACAGGTAGCCGCTCTCCTCAAAGAATTGGACGAAATCGCCGATCCGGCGCATCCGGGGCATTCATTGTACTACGAATTTCACTCCAATGAGTCTTCAGATCCCAATGCCGTATTGTTTCACGCCCTGGGCGCGTGGCGGCTGGCACCAGCTTTTCACGATGTGTTATGGAATCCGGCATTTGTCATGGCCAGCAGTCAGTTGCTCGGCAATGTGCCGGTGCGTTTCTGGCACGACCAGTTATTCTGCAAACCCGCCCACCACGGTGGGGTAGTGGCCTGGCATCAGGACTATTCGTACTGGACCCGCACCAAACCCATGTCCCACCTCACCTGCTGGGTTGGGCTTGATGACGCCCGCCTCGACAACGGCTGCCTGCATTATGTGCCCGGAAGCCACCGCTGGGGATTGCTCGACAAACCCGACCTCGCCGGCAATATGGACGGACTGATGGAATATCTCACCGAAGAACAAAAGTCTCAGTTCTCCACTGTTGCGATCGAAATGGAAAAAGGTCATGGCACATTTCACCATCCCCTGCTGGTTCACGGTTCCTATGAAAACCGTTCGCCCCGGTCAAGGAAAGCATTTGTGTTAAATGTTTTTGCCGATGGAGTGAGATCCGATACCAATGACGCTGTTTTGGATGGCGTACCGGCGATTGCCAAAGGTCAAAAAATGGAAGGACAGTTTTTTCCGCTGTTGTATCATGGATAA